The nucleotide sequence TCAGGTTGTAAATAGACTCCAAACACAAAAGACAGTGCAGCATCTAAATCGAAAGGTGCTTCAACAAAGTATTAATTTAGGGTGTGTGCACTTTTGTTACCTGCTATATACCAGAAAATGCTCAAATCTGTATGATTCAGAGATAACATGTTTAAATCTTTCTTaaagacaaatataaaaagCCCCACCATTTTTTATCGACTGGTTTATCTTCACGTAAGTGTTTGGCAGGGCCTTGCTTGTCGTTTCTGCAGTCAAGCACTTTCGTGGTACAAGTGGAGGAGGAGATTCATCATTTAAGCCCTCCTGCATCAgaagaggaagtcagaaaaCCTCTGGTTATTACAGAAAATTACCACAGCAaaaagcaatataaaaaaataaaatgtggaagCTCAGCTTCTCTCTTTGCCTTCTTCTTTACTCTCAAGATTTCCTGGAAGTAACATTATCAaggctttctctctaaaggatcATGCTCCACTGAGCTTTGCAGAGAAGTATGCAAAAAAAGGACGTTGCGAAAAGCAATACTCACAGGAGGCAGTGGAGCTGGGGGTCTTTTTTTGTGATTCAACGTTAAGTCGTTTAGCTTCTCTGTCGGCGggcttttgtctttgtttttcttaggCTTGGAGTGTTTCTTTGtagattttgatgtttttttggtcaAGTTTAACGATGACATGTCTCGTTTTGGCGGCCGAGGTGGAGGGGCCTCGTTTGAGTTATCCTTCCTGCGAAACTCATAGAAAAAAGTGTCTGTCACCTCGCTAACCTTTTCTATGACACACTTCGGGCACTGGTGCTCAGGCCACGGAAGGGGGTCCTTGGTGAAAGACACGGACAAAGACAGCCACTGGGGCAGGAGCTGGAAACAGTGGTCAGGTTTGTTCTGAAAGCTCGCCTGGATGCTGGGCTCCAACATTGCCCCCTCTATCCTTAGACAAGGGAACCCAACCAGCGGATCTGTCTCCAGGTCAGTATCTCGGCTCACCACTTTTACATCCAGTGGCAAACTGAACTCCTTTCCCAGGTCACTGAGTTTATACTTTTTGTTTTCAGCGAGAACCTCTACAAAGTGACCCTGCATGTAGAGAGGCAATAAGACCTCCTCAttttcctgctcctgctccttcttctcttcatcgtcctcctcctcgtcctcgtCGTCATCATCGTTTGGCTCTTGAAGACGATGACACAAAAGAGCCTCGACAGACTGCCTCTCCCCTTTACTGTTCACACAAGGCAACTCCATTCTAGTGCAGTCCACCACCTGTAGCTTCTCCCCGACGCTGAGGTCTGGCAGACCCTCCTCTTTGACTTCCTCGCAGTTCCTTGTCACGCTCACTGTCAGGCCGTTTGTCTGGGTTGAAGCAACATACAGCTCGTACACTGAGCTGAACTCTCTCGGCCGCCTCCGAAACCGTCCGTTGTACTGCTGGGACACAACGAAGTACTGTTGATTCTTCCGGCCCTTCAGGCTAGACATCAGGACCATGGCCATGGTTCCTTTCTTGTGCAGAACCAGGTTGGTGCTCTTGGTCAGGCCCGGAAGCCAGTCACACTTGAAAAAAGAGCGGCTCTCGGGCTCCTCCAACACCTCTGCCACCACGGGGAATGATTCGTCCGGCTGTGACAGGACCTCCGTCAGACTCAGAGGCGTCACGAAGTGGACGTTTTTACACACATCAGTGACGTCAACCACGTCCACCTCCAGGCTGGATGGAAACCTGAGCACGTTCTTCCTCACTGCGCAAAGGAGAGAAGATAAAACGAGGACATTGAGGGTAAATGAAGAGGAacagaaaatgttgtttttggggtgcagtgtctgaactgaaCCTTctcaggaagtaaaaaaaaaaaaaatagcatgacCGTTAATTAAATATCTCCCAGACAACCTGTAACCTCTTAAGTGGTTAGGGTTAATACACTGTCAAAACTATTTGTAGACATACAACGTATGCAAAGAAACAGCCTTTTTTCAGACATTTAATCAGACTAAACCTATCCTATTTTAGGTCAGTTAAAATGACCAAGATCATTTTTCTGTTTGCTAAATGGCAGAATAGTAATTATCATCTTGGAGAACTTTGTATTATTTCCCCCAGATTttgtcttttacattttttttttcaatttctttgagcaaaaatacaagtaagatttacattgaaatgttaagacattttagtaGTGCTCAAAAGGAGTGGGTAGAAGTTCAAGAACTTATAAGAACCTACCCCCAATTACAATATTCATGTCATGTAACATATGCAGTCTTTTGATAAAAGGCATTACAAATTAAAGCACAGTTACATGAATACggtgtcttattttgaaagcaaTTGTACAGAAGAAGATATATAGTAGtacttattgaaaatgttacaaattatcacatttaaatgtttgggttacatgcatattttttaaagatgacatatttatacctgcttttaaattgtcttagcGTGGTACAtgcactgaattttttttttaccaatcttaCAAACCTTCAGATGATGAAGtcatggcttttttttaagactCTCATGGGTtaattcagaattttttttgtaaattgtaGGAACCCCTGGGGATACATTCTAAGGAAATGCCTCAGACACATCACTCCCCTGTGTGACATTTTGGGAGAAGCAAAATAAATCAACCACGATATCAAAAGAATTGTGGCCCTTCAGATGCCTGGCTGATCCTTGGGAACTGTTGCCAAATGCCTGAAAGCataatgtaaatatctggtttcagttGTACCTAGAAAGGtagaaaagtgtaaaaaggttgCAATGGAGGGTTTTCAGTGATAACATTTCGGCTGCTCCCCTCAGGGGGCTCCTCAACGGAAAACTGCCTCCATCTCACCATGTCCTTTGCCTCCTCGACTGTTGCACCAGAAATCTCTGTGTCCTTAGACTTTTCTCTGTTGTCTTCCTCCTTTCctgttgtgtccttgggtgagacacttcacccgaattgcctgctgctggtgggCAGAGGGCCTGTGGcgccgttgtatggcagcctcactttTCTCagtcagggcagctgtggttgctaatagctcaccaccgtcagggtgtgaatgactgaatgtagtgtaaagtgctttggggtcattgTACTACCTAAAGCTATACAAGtgcaagccatttaccatttacctcCTGCCGAGCTCAATCTCCTACATCCTCTTTGCAATGTGTCCACTAGCTTTTCTCACAACATGTCCAAAACATCTCAAACTCGCCTCTCTAACTTTGTCTCCAAACCAACCAACCTTAGCTCCTTTTTCTCCGGTCTGCTCGTTTCTAATCTTATCTGTCTTGTTCAATCTAAATGGAAGTGTCAGCATCTCcagctgtgtcacctccagcTCAGCCTCCTGCCTTTTGGACAATGCCGCCGTCCACAAACCGGAGACATATCAGAGCAGATCTCTCTACTGCGTTACAGTATTCCCCCGTCGATCTTAAAGTATTCCCTCTGCCACTCATCTCCATCCAATCCACCCTGCCTGCGATATCGTTTTCCGCACTGTCCAGTGTTTTCAGTGGTTGTACCCAGGCATTTGAACTCAACTCCTGCTCCTTCCAGCTTCACCTTAATCACACACATGTATTCTTCTTGCTTCCACCAACTTTCGTTCCTCTTCTCTCTAATGCAAATCTGTCTCTCGAAGTTCTTCACTTGCTCACTACTTTCACCGGAGATTTCAAAGCCATCTTCACACATCATAGTCCACAGATCCCCCTGGGTCCACAAAGACAGAGCGAAAAAAACTCAATCTCTGGGGCCCTGGGCATACACGAAACCATCCCCTGTGTTTTTTGTACATCTGTACCAGAGTACACTCCTCCTCCAATCTTCAAGCATTTTCTCACTTCCCTCAATTCTGTTTAACAAGCTAGTCAGAAATCTCACTGCATTCTCTCCCGGGGGCTCTGATGGGTTTGCTGCCTTGACCACATGCCTTTTTCATACTTCATTCTCTTCGAAGCTCATCTAATTTCAAACTTGCTAGTTCCCCAAAATTTTTATATGATgacttttttttaggttttagtGACTCGTCTAAACGGATGTCTTTAAAGGACTTATTTGCAAGCAGAAGTGATCCGCATAAATGCACACGTTTGTGAACAGCGCCCTCCACAATCATTGAAATCACTGACAGTTATAGTGTGAGCGGCACCCTGGTAAGACGCTCCATCTGCTTTGATCTGGACATGAACAAATGCAGTCCAGAATAGTTAGGAGAAGTTCACTCTTCTTAAATGACTCAAGCCTTTCTGTTATTTCTCGCTTTCCCATTGTGCCTAGGCAAatctatattttaaattttaacataCGTCAGTCCCCACCCCCATCTCCACCCAAGCTCCATTCTAAAGTACAGGATACCTAATAAGCCCACATCTCAAAGGGAGGTGAAGGTATGTACCACTGACTCGTGGTCAGTTGAGACATTCTTGAACGCCACAGAGCAATGGGATTATTTTAAGATAACCttgtttcttctttgtgtttactcaaaatgaattaaaaattacaaaaataactgaaaacatATCAGTAATTGTGGTCAACGCGCTGACATATGTCATTTTCAGGCTAATCTAACAAATATTCACTATAAAGAGAGCCATACTTACGGTTCATTATGGCCTGGACCTGGTAGATTGGACTGAAGACGACAACTCGTTCACACTTGGTGGTCTTAACGAAGCGAAACCTTCGACTGCGCAGGGAAGGCGAAGCCATTATGTCCTTCAGGGTGTAGCTTTCCTCACTCTCGCATTCGTAAAACTCCCCTCGAGAAGACAGAGGAATACACACTTCGGCCGAGGCCTCCGTTTGCCCCTTTACGTGGCAACGCACCCGGCCCTCTTCGCCGTTATGCCTCTCGATGGAGAGCACGGTCAATGCTTTGCCGGACCCCAGCGTCAGACTGCCGAAAGTCATCTTGGAGTTGCTGGTGAAGGTAAAAGGAAGGGAGTCGTCCAGGTCCACGGGCCTCAGGCTCACCATCTCCTCGATTGAAGTGTATGGCATCTGCTCAGGGACCACTTTGAACAGCCctagaaaaaacagaaatgtgtcaGCGaatagcaaataaataaaaaaaaaaaattgccttttttttcagattatgtATTTCCAACAAACCTGTGTGAGTGATTGGAAGCTCAAATCTTTCTTTGTTAACGACATCTTCACAGGAAACAGACTGTAGTTCAATGCCAATGACCTTTATTAGATCCCCGGTAGAAAAGCACACTTCACTTCCAGAAATTTCATATATTGAACCTGATGATAAGAAATAAACCAAGAAAGGGTCAAAAAGATAAATTTGTTCATTAAAGATGTTGTATTTTAGAACTTTTTTGGACTCATTTTATGCgaatttaaaactttaacaaaTGCCCGACTGTCTTACTTGGCTACAGTAACATCCGATCTATAGTTAAtggataaaaaacacacacgcgCATAGGTTTGCAAAAGATCTAGACTTATTTAGACACCCCAGCCCAATTCAACCCAAGCTGATCTCATGTGAGTATGTCTCTTCTGCTCGCTATTGTTCTCACATAACCTCAGGCTTTAATTTCCCACCCAACAAAAAGGGAAAGGCTTACCTTGGAAATACACTCCAGAGCAAACTTGCAAAATTTTTGGCAAACTGGCGTTGTCCAGTGAAGCAATGAATTCTTGAAGCGGCAAAGCAATGGTGCCTGCCATCGCTGCTCACTGAACTGCAAATCCGAAATAAAGGCAGGCGGCAACTGACAAGTGCAGCAAAAAGAGGAGTTACACTCACAGCTCAAAACCACAGAAGTGAATGAGGAAGTTAGAGGAGCGGAGTTTTtgcacaagttttttttctcatttaaagaGTGTGGCTAAGCGCTAATCTTAAGATACTGTTCTATTGTAAAAATGTGGAACGGCTGGCTTTTAAACTTCACCTTTAATCAGCTGCACCTTTACGATGATTACCAACATatggaaacaataaaaaagaacaacttttttttcttttttaggaaACATGCTTGAATCCTAAGgatgaaatagatttttgtcACTGAATGTACAGTAGCTGTATTTGTTACATAGGTAAAACACAAAGTTTTTACATTACAAAGGGCCTGCTTGAATAACCACCTAAGTGCCAAAAAAGTGAATCTTGCTctctctgataaaaaaaaaaacaacgaaaagtaaaaaccCTCAAAGAGAGGCTGTAACTTAAAACACGAGCCACAAAACGTAATCACCATCTTATAACTTAAACTTTAACCAAGCATCAGCATTTTCCAAAAAGATATTATTGCCACATGACTCATCCTTATGGGGTGAACTTTAACTTAGTCTAACATGAGCAAGGAAAAGTCAGTAGCCCCACTTCCTTATGCTGCAGGGAGAGACTACGGTACAAAAAGCATGCTCCCGTCTCTGCGGCAAGGCCTACAGCTTAAAACCCACAGTTTTGAAATGAGACAGAAAAAACCTCAAACAACAGCCTGATGTGTAGGTTTGATCCCCCTCCCCCTACACCATCAAACAGAAGGTGCTATGTCCCTGCAGCAAATAACATACGCTGAGAGACATGTGGCGTTCAAAGTTCAAAAACCAACATTACGAAATCTTTTTCTCAGGTAGACTCTAATGCGTAGGAGTCAGCAACGAGGAGATGGAGCCCTCTAGTGATTCTTGTTAGCATAAGAAGACTTTCTTATCAAAAACTTGTATTTCAGCTGAGATCAATAATAgtttaataaaagcaaaaagaggaTAAATTGTGGTTTAGTGCCCAGCTCAATCAAAACAAAAGAGGTACATGTGCTCCAATGTTCTGTTTACGCCATTATTTTTCGCTTTTCCACAGTTTAGTGGGAAATAATttcatggtttttattttatttttgcataacAACTCTATTTActgtctaatttaaaaaaaaaatttgctacAAACAAAATTTGAAGATCATAAATGATATTTAAAAGGCCTGACTGGGTTGGGAGTGGGAGCATTTATCAGTGAAGCGGCAAAATAATcctggaagagctgcagggattcacagctcaggtgggtgaATCTGCCTAATATTAGACGTGCACTccaattaaattcaattgaattacattttatttatatagcgccaattcatgaaacatgtcatctcgaggcactttacaaagtaaaaatcaatcatattatacagattggtcaacaatgtcctatataagggaaccagttgattgcatcaaagtcccgacaagcagcattcactcctggagaagcgtagagccacaggaagagtcgtctgcattgtccatggctttgcagcaatccctcatactgagcaagcatgaagcgacagtggataGAAAAACctcccattagcgggaaggaaaaccctCCAGctgaactgggctcagtatgaacggtcatctgcctcgaccgactgggggttacagaagacagaacagagacacaacaagagagacaaaaaggcacagaagcacacattgatccagtaatctgttctacattagatggtagtagtgggtgagccgtcttccttggatgatgtcacagttaacagaacatcagaccaggtgtacctactatgaagaaaaaagagagagagagcaaaacgtTACTAGCCCTTTAGCAAATCTCGCATTTGCTAAAGGGCTCATAAAAGAAGGTCATTGTTAAGAGAATGTCTGAAGTATGCCACAAATAATGTGAGGACACAGTGAAAATatggaagaagatgctctggtcagatgggactaaaatgtaactttttggcctGCAAGTAATGCGCTCTTAAAGATATACTTACCATCTCCTTGGACACACTGTCCCTTCGGTGAAACATGTTGGTGGCAGCGTCAGGCTGTGGGAGTGCTTTTTCTCCCCAGCAGGTACAGgaaagctgatcagagttgatgggaagatgaatggatCTAGATACAGGATAATAAGACCGAGCTCTTGCCCACTTGGAGAATCCTGGGAGCACcatgaggatcatgttctttgatttctccagtgctttcGACTCGATCCAACAACGTCTCCTGAAGGACAAACTGGTAGTAGTGAACCACCACCTGTCCCAGTGGATACTAGATTATCTCACTGGTCGACCACGATATGTGAGAAAGAGGGTGTGTGTTTCTGATAGGTTGGTCTGCAACACAGGAGCACCGCATGGAACTGTGCTGGCACCCTTCTTCTTCACGCTCTACATTGTGGACTCTGTGGGGACATCACCACAGAGTGATCAGCGTATCTGTAGCTCAGAGGAAGCGGTCGGATGAgctcattaggagggccagtTCTGTCCTGAGATGCCCCCTGTACCCAATGCAGGTAGGAGGAGACAAAGGattctaagaaaaataacataattgatggacagtgtc is from Fundulus heteroclitus isolate FHET01 chromosome 3, MU-UCD_Fhet_4.1, whole genome shotgun sequence and encodes:
- the themis2 gene encoding protein THEMIS2: MAGTIALPLQEFIASLDNASLPKILQVCSGVYFQGSIYEISGSEVCFSTGDLIKVIGIELQSVSCEDVVNKERFELPITHTGLFKVVPEQMPYTSIEEMVSLRPVDLDDSLPFTFTSNSKMTFGSLTLGSGKALTVLSIERHNGEEGRVRCHVKGQTEASAEVCIPLSSRGEFYECESEESYTLKDIMASPSLRSRRFRFVKTTKCERVVVFSPIYQVQAIMNLRKNVLRFPSSLEVDVVDVTDVCKNVHFVTPLSLTEVLSQPDESFPVVAEVLEEPESRSFFKCDWLPGLTKSTNLVLHKKGTMAMVLMSSLKGRKNQQYFVVSQQYNGRFRRRPREFSSVYELYVASTQTNGLTVSVTRNCEEVKEEGLPDLSVGEKLQVVDCTRMELPCVNSKGERQSVEALLCHRLQEPNDDDDEDEEEDDEEKKEQEQENEEVLLPLYMQGHFVEVLAENKKYKLSDLGKEFSLPLDVKVVSRDTDLETDPLVGFPCLRIEGAMLEPSIQASFQNKPDHCFQLLPQWLSLSVSFTKDPLPWPEHQCPKCVIEKVSEVTDTFFYEFRRKDNSNEAPPPRPPKRDMSSLNLTKKTSKSTKKHSKPKKNKDKSPPTEKLNDLTLNHKKRPPAPLPPEGLNDESPPPLVPRKCLTAETTSKALPNTYVKINQSIKNENLTADVESDHDYETVDDSLVAMVKTAQESVPFY